GTTCAGCGCGTCGCCGCAGAACATATCGCGTTCACGCGGCAGCAGTCAGCTAAGTCGAACAGAATTAGCCTTCTTTGTGCTCCAGCAAACCTTCGTCAATCTCGCGCAACGCAATCGACAATGGCTTCTCCCGTTGCCGCTGGGCGACGAGCGGTCCGACAAACTCAAACACACCATCATTGGCCTGCTGGTTGTAGGAATTGATCTGCCGGGCACGCTTTGCAGCGAAAATCACCAGCGCATACTTACTCGACACATGCTCGAGTAGCTCATCGATCGGTGGATCGGTAATGCCGGTCGGCGGATCGAAAACCTTTTTATTCTCAGATTGAATGTGATTCACAGGTGAAATCGTTACCTTCGTGATCGAATGATGTTCGTGTGGTCGAAGAACGTCCCAGCATTACGTGATGCTGATTCTATTGGCCGTCCCTACGGCGATTCGCCGAGCAATACAGCCCGCAGCGCGGCAACTGCCCGTTCAAGATCGTCATTGACCACAATATGGTCAAATTCGTCTTGCGCGTCAAGTTCCTGTTTTGCTGTGGTGAGTCGACGTTCAATCGCCTCACTTGATTCTGTTCCCCGCCCGGTGAGGCGAGCAACGAGCTCATCCCAAGAAGGAGGAGCAAGAAAAACACTGGTGGATTCTGGTCGGGATGCTCGTACAGCACGCGCACCGGCTAGATCCACTTCTACCAGTACTGGTCGACCATCGGCAAGGGCCTGATCGACTGGGCCTGCTGGAGTTCCAGATCGTTGCAGACCGCCATGGATATCGGCCCATTCCAACATGTCACCCGCATCGATATGGGATTGAAACTCATCCGGGCTGACGAAGTAATAGTCCCGGCCTTCGACTTCGCCTGGGCGTGGTGCCCGGGTGGTCATCGACACAGAAAAATACAAGTCGTCGATCTCTTCCCGCAGACGCGAAACGACGGTGGACTTCCCCACCGCAGAAGGTCCAAGAAGCACGACAAGACGACCGGGTTGTGCAGCCATGTGACGTCCAATCATCAAGACCCGGTGACACTTGGCAAGGTCACCAGCGGGCAATGCTAGATACAGACCATCTCGGCAAACGAGAACTACTCACACCGCGATGCGATGCTTTCCTTGCCCGGCTACCGAGACTTCGGTGTGAACAACTCGCGTTGTTCGGGGCACTTATGCGCCGCCACACCGTGCTGATTGGTTGAGCACCGATTGGCATATGCGGGGTGGCGGATAAGCTGCCAGTGCGCAAAGGAACTCGAGTGAAACTATTCCAAGCCGGAAACCGAGCGCGTTGACAATAGTTGAACTGCAGGTTTCCTTTGCTGCTTTGCGATCCGAGCTGGGCTCGTCACTGTGACAAGTTCGACGGTGCGTCGCTGCAACTTGCGTACGCAGCATTGCCGCACCGAAACATTGCCAGGGTAAAAAGTGTGACGGCTACCGAAGCCGGGGTGGCCGTCAAGTGCAAGGTTGCCAGCTGGAGAAATACCCTTCATCTTCCCTGGCAACCCACTTTGCAGCAGGTGAAGTTCCACTGCTGCCGTTTCAGAGTTTTTACTCTTCGCCGTAGCCGAAACGCTCGAGGAGAGCGCGACGCTGACGGTCACCCAGGCCACGCAGACGGCGGGTCTGAGCGATTTCGAGCTCTTCCATGATCTCCTTAGCCTTCACCTTGCCAACCTTAGGCATAGCTTCGAGCAGTGCAGAGACCTTGGTCTTGCCGATGATTTCATCGGACTGAGCCTTTTCAAGCACCTCTTTGATATTGGTACCGCCGCGCTTGAGCTTTTCCTTCAGCTCTGCACGTGCCTTACGAGCCTCAGCGGCTTTCGCGAGGGCTTCTTTGCGCTGCTCGTCAGTCAACTTGGGAAGGGCCACTTGGTTCCTCCGGATAATTAGATGGAAAGATTGTTATGTTGTACAGCTTGCCTGCCAGCCGAATCAAAATCCGATTACAGCGGGAAGAATCTGCCAAATCAGCCGAGGTGACAGGCCAAATTACGAGGCTGTCGTTAGCTGAACTTGGAATAGTGTAGCACTATCGGTTTAAACAAGCAGGTCATTACCCTACTGGTTTCTTTTCAAATTCGCTAACACCGCCTCTGACCAGCAGTTTCCTACTGGTTGGAAACACCTGCGGTAGCGCATGCTTGCTCATTTGCTAGCCACACTGCTTTTCGCAGGTCAGCCACAGCAGGGCCGGATTGTAGCAACGATCGCGACAAACTTGGTAGCGCTAATGCTTCCACATTGGCCGTCAATTGTGCTACATCGGCAAAGGTTGCTCCCTGCGCCCCAACGCCGGGCATGAGGACCGGCCCGTTGAGATTAGTGAGTGCAGGCG
The Corynebacterium choanae DNA segment above includes these coding regions:
- the rpoZ gene encoding DNA-directed RNA polymerase subunit omega, which produces MNHIQSENKKVFDPPTGITDPPIDELLEHVSSKYALVIFAAKRARQINSYNQQANDGVFEFVGPLVAQRQREKPLSIALREIDEGLLEHKEG
- the gmk gene encoding guanylate kinase — protein: MAAQPGRLVVLLGPSAVGKSTVVSRLREEIDDLYFSVSMTTRAPRPGEVEGRDYYFVSPDEFQSHIDAGDMLEWADIHGGLQRSGTPAGPVDQALADGRPVLVEVDLAGARAVRASRPESTSVFLAPPSWDELVARLTGRGTESSEAIERRLTTAKQELDAQDEFDHIVVNDDLERAVAALRAVLLGESP
- the mihF gene encoding integration host factor, actinobacterial type — its product is MALPKLTDEQRKEALAKAAEARKARAELKEKLKRGGTNIKEVLEKAQSDEIIGKTKVSALLEAMPKVGKVKAKEIMEELEIAQTRRLRGLGDRQRRALLERFGYGEE